The Gemmatimonas phototrophica region AAAGTGCGCGATGCCGGCCAGCTCACCGGCCGGTTCGGTGAGGGCGCGGCGCGCGGCCGCGACGGTGCGGGGCACGGCGCGCAGCTGTTGCGTGAGCCGAGTACGCCCGTCGGCAGTAAGTGGCACGCCGGTGTAAGGGGCACGCGCGAGCAAGTCTACCCAGTGCCCCGGATCGCGCGCCCACGGACGCAACACGCGCAGCTCGAAGTCGAAGGCATCGAGCTGTGTGCGCACGAGAATATGATCGATGCGGTCGGCCACGGACCAGGTGGCCGTGTTGAACGCGGCGTGGCGGGCGCGGAGTGCGTTGAGGCCAGTACGCCACCGGCTGAGCGTCTCGGGGGAGTAGACCGGCACGCCGCCCTCAGTTGGCGGCGCGCGCAGGGTGCGCAGCGCCTCGTTCAGCTGGACGAGGCTATCGCGCTGGGCGTCGCTTTGGGCGGCGGCGTTTCCAGGACGCGCCGCGATGCCGGCGACGAGGAGGGCGAGCGCGCACAGGCGGCGGCGTGTGCGGAGCGGGAGGGATGGGCGCATCCCCCAAGTTGGCGCGCGACGCCACAGGCGGCGAGGGTGGGCAGGCCGTGGGAGCGTCCTGCTGTGTCGCCTCTCTACGATTTCGGGACGTTCGCGCGGTACACCACCAAATTGACGGCTGGCGTACCGGCCCGCGCGAGTGTGATGACGCCGAGCGAGTCGAGTGGGCCTAACCGGTCAGAGAGCGCCACCGAGGCCGGTCTCCAGCCGCGCTTCCAGGGCTGCGCGTGCTCCACGACGATCGCCGGATAGCCGGCAGGCGGCTCGCGGAACGGCAGATGATGGGGATCATCGCAGGCACAGACGATCCGCGTGGTGGCGCCGAGCGCAACGCCAAGTTTGCCCGCCTGAATCCAACTGCGCGCCGTCACGCCCCCAGTGACGTCGATGTCACGCGCCGCGAGCGAGTCGCGGAGTGCGCGCCAGTCGAAGGCGTCGAGCGCGGGATCGGCGGGCGCGCGCAGGGCCACCACTTGGCCACCCAGCCAGCCGGTTGCCACCTGCGACGTGAGCATGGCGACCAGTACGACCCACGCGCCGGCCACCGCCGGAATCCATCGGCGCGGCCATGGCGCGCCCCGCGCCAGCGCCTGGTCGAGCGCGCGGCCCAACAGCGGGGCCACGAACAGCCATCCCGGCGCCTGCCAGTGCGGTAAGCCGCGCGCCCCACCCAGCGTGGATGCCGTAAACAGGCCAATCGGCAGCACCGCGAGGCAGGCAAAGAACCACCCACGTTCATCTGTTTGGCGCCGAACCAATGCGCGCCCCAGGGCGATGGCCAAGGGAATCGCGATCCACGGCAGCAACCACGCTGCCTGGCCACCCACGTTCTCCAGGAACGGCGCAAGCGACCAGTCGGCCGTGGTCGTCGCCCGCG contains the following coding sequences:
- a CDS encoding glycosyltransferase family 39 protein: MNAAPSARTDAWWVTRLWMVIAASTAIRLLVAGTTGLGVDESYAVTVARPLSWSYFDHPPLHFWMAGAMTWLTGDTKAVLVRLPFVLAFSVTLWAVGRLGHHAFGARAGTLGALALACTGVLGLTTGTWVLPDGPLVLCASLAVLVLAPMLFGASTAVDRPVQVSTRRWMLAGLLLGGALLSKYHGALYGAGLLLFLLTTASGRRQLRTPGPWLAAAIAISCTAPVLWWNAQHDWVSFRFQGARATTTADWSLAPFLENVGGQAAWLLPWIAIPLAIALGRALVRRQTDERGWFFACLAVLPIGLFTASTLGGARGLPHWQAPGWLFVAPLLGRALDQALARGAPWPRRWIPAVAGAWVVLVAMLTSQVATGWLGGQVVALRAPADPALDAFDWRALRDSLAARDIDVTGGVTARSWIQAGKLGVALGATTRIVCACDDPHHLPFREPPAGYPAIVVEHAQPWKRGWRPASVALSDRLGPLDSLGVITLARAGTPAVNLVVYRANVPKS